A region from the Plutella xylostella chromosome 6, ilPluXylo3.1, whole genome shotgun sequence genome encodes:
- the LOC105383798 gene encoding BTB/POZ domain-containing protein 17: MDYLNVDRPTPSSSFMKDAEEKEANDDLEVDNSKCVLQKIATLYADQLMSDLVLEVGGVGYPAHRLILCANSEVFQVMLMNREWSEWRESRIVLQETTSAAAVFPLFLKYLYTGQIRISHQTVLPVLSLADKYNVKDLVTLCLCYMSNHIAQAARLGEIVAWMQYTMACGHNDVAKACQNFVKWNFEWACSERELPRLEGDALLALLQHSDLVLHNEMSAHDFVVRWLSVQRERLNASGLPEAEVKAHWESLVVAVFSHVRFPMMCPKQLAKLLLSPLIQEHKEFFMERLAIAMSYQSGQYERVSEVMSLPGNSSLFTPRLYTEDTWGSVLAVDNFHSLPCYHTRPFIFSTRPCVSDADTQDKLTEWTIELYPKGVWFRKSLLIVWARSYDVPEAVLRTVRLSIACQHPPEEGDLRVKIGILVWGVQKGVEHISSVVEKVHRFSAQNRVLNIDGALDFDELNTPLYSPSPRARSRPPSPAPQPQQHSRCANCAGPCSVTDEPRHLLGPNRDQLKIQVVIVPLTDYCTIGNPDMNA; the protein is encoded by the exons ATGGATTACTTGAATGTGGATCGTCCCACACCCTCTTCTAGTTTCATGAAAGATGCAGAAGAAAAGGAGGCAAATGATGATCTTGAA gtGGATAACTCTAAATGCGTGCTACAGAAGATAGCGACTCTGTATGCAGATCAGCTCATGAGTGACCTGGTGCTGGAGGTGGGCGGTGTCGGCTACCCGGCCCACCGCCTTATCCTATGTGCTAATAGTGAGGTTTttcag GTAATGCTCATGAACAGGGAGTGGAGTGAGTGGCGGGAGAGCCGCATTGTGCTGCAGGAGACCACGTCGGCCGCAGCTGTCTTTCCACTGTTCTTAAA ATATTTGTACACTGGCCAGATACGGATCTCACATCAGACAGTGCTGCCGGTGTTGTCTCTTGCAGACAAGTATAATGTTAAG GACCTAGTGACGCTGTGTCTGTGCTACATGTCGAACCACATCGCGCAGGCGGCGCGGCTCGGCGAGATCGTCGCCTGGATGCAGTACACCATGGCCTGCGGACACAACGACGTGGCCAAG GCGTGCCAGAACTTCGTGAAGTGGAACTTCGAGTGGGCGTGCTCGGAGCGCGAGCTGCCGCGGCTGGAGGGCGAcgcgctgctggcgctgctgcAGCACTCCGACCTCGTGCTGCACAACGAGATGTCTGCACACGA TTTCGTGGTCCGCTGGCTGTCAGTGCAGCGGGAGCGACTGAACGCGAGCGGGCTGCCCGAGGCCGAGGTGAAGGCGCACTGGGAGAGCCTCGTCGTGGCCGTCTTCTCACACGTCCG ATTCCCGATGATGTGCCCCAAGCAGTTAGCCAAGCTGCTGCTGAGCCCGCTCATACAGGAGCACAAGGAGTTCTTCATGGAGCGACTCGCCATCGCCATGAGCTACCAGTCAG GTCAATACGAACGCGTCTCCGAAGTCATGTCTCTACCAGGCAACAGCTCCCTCTTCACGCCGCGCCTCTACACCGAGGACACGTGGGGCTCCGTGCTGGCCGTGGACAACTTCCACTCGCTGCCGTGTTACCACACGCGCCCGTTCATATTCAGCACGCGCCCATGTGTGTCGGACGCCGACACGCAG gacaagctaacagaatgGACCATCGAGCTCTACCCCAAAGGCGTCTGGTTCCGCAAGAGCCTGCTGATAGTGTGGGCGCGTAGCTACGACGTGCCCGAGGCGGTGTTGCGAACAGTGCGACTGTCCATCGCGTGCCAGCACCCGCCAGAAGAGGGGGACTTGAGGGTTAAG ATCGGTATCCTAGTGTGGGGGGTGCAGAAAGGAGTGGAACacatttcttcagtcgtcgaaAAGGTCCATAGATTCTCTGCACAAAACAG AGTGCTAAACATAGACGGCGCGCTAGACTTCGACGAGTTGAACACGCCGCTCTACTCGCCCTCCCCCCGCGCGCGCTCCCGCCCCCCCTCGCCCGCGCCGCAGCCGCAGCAACAcag TCGCTGTGCGAACTGCGCGGGCCCGTGCAGCGTGACCGACGAGCCGCGGCACCTGCTGGGGCCCAACCGAGACCAACTGAAG ATACAAGTGGTGATAGTCCCTCTGACGGACTACTGTACGATCGGCAACCCGGATATGAACGCGTGA
- the LOC125491487 gene encoding glucosidase 2 subunit beta, with product INMKKKSCLLITRIVVILFIAYQIYFFISLSSEKNGKEVVLPDNDIRETHNVIKGIKDVDMAEAYRADNMYQFKCINSEQHIPYESVNDDYCDCEDGTDEPSTNACSNGVFHCSYPHPYRDLPTSIPSSMVNDGICDCCDGSDEWLDSQKKVLTQGSAQLRRHYAPKCPNLCSSSSNN from the coding sequence ATCAATATGAAAAAGAAATCCTGTCTTTTAATAACCAGGATAGTTGTGATATTATTTATAGCTTACCAAATCTACTTCTTTATAAGTTTAAGCTCTGAAAAAAATGGCAAAGAAGTGGTATTACCAGATAACGATATCCGAGAAACGCACAATGTAATAAAAGGGATCAAAGATGTGGACATGGCAGAAGCTTACCGGGCTGATAACATGTATCAATTCAAATGTATAAACTCAGAACAGCATATTCCATATGAATCTGTGAATGATGATTATTGTGATTGTGAGGATGGCACGGACGAGCCTAGCACTAATGCTTGCTCAAATGGAGTGTTCCACTGCAGTTATCCACACCCATACCGTGACTTGCCAACATCCATCCCCTCGAGTATGGTGAATGATGGTATATGTGACTGTTGTGATGGTTCTGACGAGTGGTTGGATAGTCAGAAAAAGGTGCTGACGCAAGGATCTGCACAGCTACGAAGACATTATGCACCAAAGTGCCCTAATCTGTGTTCTAGTTCAAGCAATAACTAA
- the LOC105390938 gene encoding dTDP-glucose 4,6-dehydratase, whose product MTEITGESGKPRVLILGGCGFIGRNLVHYLTSNDLVSGIRVVDKTPPQLAFLNPTHSKAFEDPRVEYKSANLINPASCASALDPGDGALWSLVVNCAAETRSGQTEPVYQEGIVTLSINVAKTCAKLKCRLVEMSSGFMYSSDKPHTEDGPVSPWTTEAKMKLQVEDQLHALAPELRYTVLRPAIVYGPGDRRSFTPRLLLGAIYKHLNETMKLLWTADLKLNTVHVTDLCRAIWHVGTRSDTVGKIYNVVDEANSSQGSLAEIVSEIFKINHDYYGTAISTLAKTDLASVAEEANDKHLTAWADICRRYSLSHCPLEPGAAAELLRRRQLCLSGAALAGTGFSVTVPRPTAENNAEVLEDFVAMNLFPKELLL is encoded by the exons ATGACCGAAATCACCGGTGAAAGTGGAAAACCACGGGTGCTGATACTAGGGG GATGCGGATTCATCGGGCGAAACCTGGTGCATTATTTGACATCAAATGACCTCGTCAGCGGCATTCGTGTGGTGGACAAAACTCCACCGCAACTGGCTTTTTTGAACCCGACACATAGTAAAGCGTTCGAGGACCCCCGCGTTGAATACAAGAGCGCTAATCTCATTAATCCAG CATCATGCGCCTCGGCTCTAGACCCCGGGGACGGAGCTCTATGGTCGCTGGTCGTCAACTGTGCAGCAGAGACTCGCTCTGGACAGACAGAGCCTGTGTACCAAGAGGGGATTGTCACTCTGAGCATCAATGTGGCCAAGACTTGCGCCAAACTGAAGTGCCGCCTGGTTGAGATGTCCAGTGGATTCATGTACAGCTCTGATAAG CCCCACACCGAAGACGGCCCAGTGTCCCCGTGGACGACGGAGGCCAAGATGAAGCTGCAAGTAGAAGATCAGCTGCACGCGCTGGCCCCGGAGCTGCGGTACACGGTGCTGCGGCCAGCCATCGTGTACGGACCCGGCGACCGGCGGAGCTTCA CGCCCCGCCTGCTCCTCGGCGCAATCTACAAGCACCTGAACGAAACAATGAAGCTGCTATGGACAGCGGACCTCAAGCTAAACACCGTCCATGTGACAGATCTGTGCCGGGCCATCTGGCATGTTGGGACGAGGTCTGACACGGTCGGGAAGATATACAATGTGGTGGACGAAGCTAACAGCTCGCAGGGGAGTTTAGCGGAGATTGTGTCTGAGATATTCAAGATTAACCATGATTACTATGGCACGGCTATTTCTACTTTGGCTAAG ACAGACCTAGCCTCCGTAGCCGAGGAAGCGAACGACAAGCACCTCACGGCCTGGGCGGACATCTGCCGGCGCTACTCGCTGAGCCACTGCCCGCTGGAGCCGGGCGCCGCGGCCGAGCTGCTGCGGCGGCGCCAGCTGTGCCTCAGCGGCGCCGCGCTGGCCGGGACGGGGTTTAGCGTCACTGTGCCGAGACCTACGGCGGAGAATAATGCTGAG GTATTGGAAGACTTTGTGGCCATGAACCTCTTCCCAAAGGAACTGCTCCTGTGA